Within the Borreliella valaisiana VS116 genome, the region TTGCTTAATAAAAAATCTCCTTTAATAGCGGGATTTAGTGATTTAACCTTCTACAATAGCTTGAGCCAACAAGAGAAAACACAAATAGAATTTTCATATTTAATCAACAATAACGATGAAATTGTTATCTCAAGCCCAAATTTTATTGGCATTTTAGAAACATCTATTTTAACTAAAAAATTTATCAGCTGGATTTTAGATAAAAAAACCCAAAAAACCCTAATTGGATTTAATAATCAATACCAAAATATATGTTTTGGATTTGCTAATGGTTTTACTCCTTACAAAGAATTAAATTTGAAAATAAAGCACTCAATCGATGGAATATCTCCTTTTATTATTGATGAAACTCAAATCAACAGCCATTCTTATATATTAAGCAAAAAAACAATTGAAAAAGAAAACTTACTAATAAATGAGTGGTTTTTCTCTAGAATTAAAAATCTAAAAAAAATTAATAATTAATTATGCCTTTCGCTATAATTTACAATTATTATTTTAAAAATAAGAAAAAACAATAAAGCAGCAAGAATAGCTAAAGATATATACACGCTATTAAAAACATATATAAGAAGAGAAGTGAAGACCATTAAAAAATAATTCACAAAAAGACAAATAATCCCTGAAAAAATAGCTATCATTAATGAGACTAGAAAAATCATAACCTTGGAATTGAAATTAAATTCTATTTTAGAAAACAAAGAGATAAAAAACGCCCCCATTAAAACTAGCAAAATAGGAGAAATTAGCAATGCCAAACTTAAAGAAAAAATATTAATTAATTTCGAATTTAATATAGAGATCTTACGAAAAGCACTTGACAAATTTTGAATTTTTAAAAAAAATCCAACTTCAGTAAAATTTGAAAATAAAGCTAAATTTTCTACATTTTCATTAATCTTGACAACCTCTAAAACGTTTGTATCAAAACTATCTGCAGACACAAAGACTTTAGTAAGAGTAATCTCACTCTCTTCATTATCTTTATCCAAAACATTTTGATACACAAAATTACCTCTCAAAGTAGCAAATGGAATTTTAATGTGCAATATAATATTTCCTGTCTTATTAAATCTAATAAGTTCAAAATTTTTTATTATTTTAGAATAATTATTAAAGGTGACAACTTTTTGCATATAAATATAATCATAAAAACCTCTATTAGAATCTGATTGCAATAAAAACACATCGTTTATTCCGTAATATTCAAAATATTTTTCAATCTCATCAAAAAAAAGATATCTTTTTCTAAGCTTTTCAAGTGATTTATTTTTATAATTCAAAATTTCAGTATCATTGGGTAATAGTTTATTAAGATTCGAAAAACCATAATAAGCTAATTTAAATTTTTCAGTATTAAGATACAAAAAATTTTTTTGCTTTTCTTCAGAAATTAACTGTATTTTTTCTTTTTCAAAATTTCTATTTTCATTAATAAACTTTAAAGTCAAATTTAAAAGCGCAACAAAATTATCGTCTTTTGTTGCAACATAAGCAATATAAGCAAAGTAATTAGCCGTATAATAATCATTTTGGGAAATAAATTCATTGACAATATTTAAAAAATCTTGCTTTTTAAGGTTTCTCAAAGGATATAGTGAAAAAGTTTTTTTAACCTTTTCCAAATCAACGTCATAGTTTGGAATTTTATTATATTCAGATTTCACTAAATAATAATTTGTTAAAAGTTCTTCATTATTTACATAAATAATTCGCATTTTATCATATATTCTAATCAAATTTTCAAGATGCTTTCTCTTTTGTTTCATTGAATCTGACAAATCAGAAGATAAAAAAAATCTACTTGAAGACAAACTTATATCTATGTTTTTAATCTTCAGAGATATTTCATTTGCTTCACTTTCAAGAAGATTATATCTATCGTAACTAAACTTATACTCATTTCTCTGGGCAATTATATAAGGTAATATTAAATTAAATATAAAAGTAAAAAAAATCCCTATAATAAAAAATACTAGTAAAAATGCATAAAGCCGAGAAAATAAATACCCATTATACGATTTTAAATAAATCTTTATTTCTTGCTGAACAAAAAAAGCAAAGTAAATACAAACAATAAAAATAAAAAATCCATAAAAATACTTATAAAAAAGTAAAATAGAATCAAAAAAAGCTGCTATTAATTTATGTTTTTCTAAAAAATTCTCTCCAAAAAAATAAGAATAACTAAAAATTAAACCTAGAAAAAAACACAGAAAAATAATAAAGTTGCTCAAAAATGCATATATTTCTCTTTTCATAAGCTTTAAGAATTAACTACCCTTATATAAATTATCATCTAAATCTTTGCTGATTTTAATATATTCTGAAACAAATCCAAATAAATAGGTAGAAAAAAAAGTTAAAACACAAAAAATAAAAGGAATAAAATCAGATATCATGCTCTTTCCTATTATTACATTGTAAATTTTAGGAAACTCAATCGAGTAAACATTATAAATTTTTAAAAAAAGTATAATAAAGATGGGATAAAGAAATATTGCAAAACTATTCGAAAAAATAAGATTAAAAATATAAAAAAACGAAAATAACAATAAAGCAATTCCCAATATATTAAAAATTAAATTTAAGTAATTGAGTGAGAGTAGAAAATTATTCAAAATTTTTAAATCCTTGAAAATAAAATCAACAAAGTTATTATAAATCTTTTGCTCTAAAAAATTATTCTCAATAAAATCAACCTTACTAGAATCGGAAAGATTTGATTGGTAAGAAAAACTTTTATCCTTTTTGTCATTCTCTGAAACGATTAAAACTCCATTCAAACCATAAAGTTTGGGTCTATTGCTAGAAAATATTATTTTACCATTTAAAAAATGCACAATCTCATCTTTAAGAATAAAATTATTATTATTTCTATTATCATTAACATAGTAAGAATGAAAACTATGACTAACCAAAAATCCTAAATAAGAAAACAATAAAATAAGAATAAAGATAGTGCAATAAAAATAAAAAGTCTCTCTAGACGGCTTTAAAACCATTCCATAAAAAGGATAAGGAATCCTCATAAAAGTAACAACAAGCGACAAAGGGAAAGAATAAATATAGGCATTGTAATAAAGACTATAACTAAAAATGGAAAAATTAAAATACAAAAACTTATATTTTAAATAAAATGTGCAGATAAACATTAAAGAAAAAAGGCAAAATATTAAAATAAACCTATAAATTATTAAAAAGATCAATCTTAAAGAATCAAACACAGCAAATCCTCCCCCCTCAATAATTGAAAAAACTTTAAGCCTTTTTACTACCGACCAAAATATTTTTAATCTTTTCCTTAGCTTCTTCAAAGCTAATTTGCAAAGCTAAGCTAATTTCGTGCTCCAATATTAACTCAAAATCATTCAAAATCCTTTTTTCGTAAAAAGGAAGTTCTTTTTGAGTAGATTTTTTATATAAAAATTTATATAACTTTGCTGTATCTAAAATATCGCTTTTTTTATAAAATTCATGACCGCCATCTTTTATTTTTTTTGAGTCTATTTGACCTTCAAACTCTTTAATAACATCAAAAACTTCTTCTACCTTTTCCCTACTAACCAAAGCTCTAATTCCAAAATCGTCAACCTTAGCAACAGGAACCATAAAAATCATATCACTAAATGGAAAATGTATTTCATAATAATCAATAATCTCCCCATTAAACTCTTTAGTTCTAATATCCTTAATTGTACCTACTCCGTGCATTGGATAAACTACCGATTGATTTAGCAAAAATGCCATAATTACCTCATAAAATATAAATGGTTGAAATTTAAAAGCTCATAAAAAAACGCTTAAATTGGTCCTAATACTAAATTTATTTTCATAAAATAAATTTTCAAGATATCTATCATTACAAAAGCTTATTATTACACTAGGAGTAAGTTTATTAATATTTGCAAAAAACATTTCTTTATTTCTCTTTACAGCTTTTAAATCATAATACCCAATAAAACTAATTTCTTTATGAGATTCTTTCAATCTTAAAAATTTTTTCTTTGAAATCACTTTATCCTTATCAATAATATAACATGTTTTATGGGCATTTTCTAGTATTTCCATTAAAATGAGAAGAATTGTATTTGAATCATAACAGTCAATATTAACTCTTTTAAAAATCCTACAAAAAAATCTTACAATCTTAGAATTTAAAAAAACAAGAGAAGAATTTTTAATGTGATTTCTAAATTTTTTAAAAATTAAAACCTTTAGAAAACCTTTAAATCCAATAAAAATTACTATTGAATGATAAGGATGACCTGTAAGATACGTAAATCTGCTTATAAGCTTGCTGCGACTATCAAAAACATCTATAGGCACACCTAAAAAATAAAATCTGTCTGGTTTTGAATATATGTCTTTTAAATTAGCCATTACAATCCTCTAACAATGCCTTAAAATAAGCAAGTGAATAAATAATAGCCGTATCCGCTCGTAAAATTGGAGTGTTAAACCTTACAAAATTAAAGTCTTTCTCCTTGAAAAAGGAAATTTCTGAATCCGAAAAGCATCCTTCAGGACCTATTATAATTCCAATTTTGCTAAAATTTTCAAAACTTTCATTTTTGCCTAAAAGCATTCCACTTTGATGAGCAACATAATATTTAGTAGTACAAAAAGAATAAGGTAAATAAAAAAAATTATTATAAAAATTGATTTTAGGTACAATTTTATTACCGCTTTGCTTTAAGGCCTCATCTATTATTTTTGAAAATCTTAAAGTTTTGGCAGAGGTATTGCTTATATCTATTTTAGACACAGAACGATCTGCATTAATAATATTAATTTCTGAAACTCCAATTTCAACAATCTGTCTTAAAACCGAATCTATTTTTTTACCCTTTAAACTAGAAATAAAAATACTTATCTCAAAATTATTTTTTTCAATTTTATCTATTTTATTGGTAGCAAACTTAATAAAGTTACTACCAATCTTTACTATTTCTGACATTCTTAATTCCTTATCTTTTAAAAGAATTTTCAGCTTATCACCTTTTTTAAGTCGTCTTACATTAACAAGATGATGATATATTCTCATATCTTTAACAATAATAAAATCGCCTGCTAAACAATTAGCATCCAAAACAATTTGCTTCACAATTTAATTACCTAATTTAGATAAATATTCACAAGCTGCTTTTAAAACCTTGTCATAATGTAGATTATAAATTGGAAGCTCCTTATTATTATCTTGATAGTAATTAAAAAACACATACTTACCTAAAAATTCTTTATCAATTTTATATTTTGGATTTTCTTTAACAAGATTTTCAACAAAAAAATCAATTTCTTGTTCAGTAATAGACTTTTTGTCTTTTAAAAAACTTTCTATTAGCTTTTTATCAAAAATTTCTTTATATATTAATGCTTCCTCTTCAGAAAAATCTGGCGATTTTATTTCCAAATCAGGTTCAATCCCAACTTTATGGATACTCTTCCCAGATGGAGTATAATACTTTGAACTTGTAATTTTAAATCCACCAGTATAAAAAGGAACTACATGCTGAATGAGCCCTTTGCCATAAGACTTTTCGCCTATAATATAGGCCCTCTTATTATCTTTTAAGGCCCCTACAAAAACCTCTGATGCTGACGCTGATGATTTATCTATTAAAGCAACAATTTTTATATCTGAAGGCAAAATTTGTTTTGAGCTTGCCTTATAATCAACAGGCTTGCTGGAATTTCTTGATTTTGTGGAAACAATAGTTCCTTTAGATAAAATATTATCTGCCATTTTAATAGCTGCCTGAAAATATCCCCCGGTATTAAGCCTTAAATCCAAAATTAAAGATTTAATATTTCTATTCTTAAGATTGTCTAAAGCTTTGCTAAAAGCTCCGGAAGTGTGCGGATTGAAGCTCACTATTCTTATATAGCCAATATCTGAATTAATAACATCATACTTGATTGTTTGTATTTCTATCTTTTCTCTTGTAAGTTCAAAATCCAATGTTAAATTTTTTCCCCTAAGAATAGATACTTTGACTTTTGTACCTTCTTTACCTTTCAAAAGATCAACAACTTGATCTACTTCCATAGAAGAGACGCTCTTACCATCAACAGCGATAATACAATCTCCAGATTTAATTCCAGCCTTATAAGCCGGACCTCCCTCAAAAGGAGTAACAATAGCAACGCAAGCATTATTAGTATCAAGATCTTTTGCCTTGTCTTGCTTATCTTGAGAATGCATTTTTTTTATTATTGAAATTCCAATACCAACATAATCTCCTACCGTTGTTTTTGAAATTTCTTCTAAATCCTTTTTTGTCAAATATTGAGAATAAGGATCTCCTAAGGCTTGAAATATTCCTTTTAAAGCGCCTTCAAAAATTACTTCATCGTTTACAGGATCCACATAATTTTCTTTTACAAATTCAAAAGCTTGAATCATCATCTGCTCATAATTAGATCTTGATAACTTATTACTATTAGATTCATCAAAAGCAAAAATAGATTCAACAATTACTAGAGAGCTTATACCTAAAGTCAATAAAAAATACACGCATATTAAAAATTTATTTTTCATTTATTCATCCCTAATGCAAAAATTAAAACTTGATTTTATTTCCATAATATAATATTTTAAAACTATGTTAAACTCACACCCTAAAAAAAAACAAAGCCTTCAAAGAGTAAGCCTTATTATATTACAAATGCTTGAGAGCCTTTTGGTTTTAGTCTTACTATACCACGCTATTAATAGATTAATTTTTATTAACAATTACTCAATAAAGTTTATGCTAACATTTATTTTATATTCACCTGAGTTTTTCATGGCCAATTTAACACTCTATTATTTTATCTACGAAAAATTTATAATTCTTCACAGCATTATAGTAATAACTAAATTATTCCAAATAATATTAACATTATTATTATTTGTCTTAGGATTTACTTTTAAAATGTACGTCTATCAAACCTCTTTGTCCATACTTTTAGGGATTACAGTAGTTTATCTAGTATTTAATATAGTAATTTTAGCACTGATTAAAGCAAAAAGAAAAACAGTGGAGTAAAGCTTGATTATTATTCCTGTAGCCAGTGGTAAGGGAGGAGTTGGCAAATCCCTTTTCTCGGTAAACATAGCAATTTGCCTGGCAAATGAAGGGAAAAATGTCTTGCTTATCGATCTTGACCTTGGGGCATCTAATTTGCATTCAATGTTAAACATTATTCCTAAAAAAAGTATAGGCACATTTTTAAAAACAAAGATTAATTTCCAAGACATTATTATTGAATCTGGAATTAAAAATCTAAGCTTCATTGCGGGAGATTCTGACATTCCAGAACTTGCTAATATAGCTGCTTCTCAAAAAAAAACTATAATAAGAAATTTAAAATCTTTAAAATATGATTACTTGGTGATTGATCTTGGAGCAGGAACAGCTTTTAATATCATAGACTTTTTTTTAATGTCAAAAAGAGGAGTAATAGTAACAACACCAACGGTAACAGCTACAATGAATGCATATTTATTTCTTAAAAATATAATATTTAGACTCTTATCAAGCGTTTTTAAAAGAGGAACAAAAGGAAATGAAATCCTCACAACAATAAAACAAAATTCAATAGATCTTCAAAAGGTATATATACCTAATTTACTGTCAAAACTCGAAAACGAAGATCCTGAAAATTACTCTAAATTTGACAAATTGTTTAAAACAATTTGTCCTTTTATGATATTTAATATGCTCAAAACTCCCAATGATATTGAAAAAACAGAAAAAATAATAAAATCGGCAAAAAACTATTTAAGCATAAACTTACAAAGCATTGGAGCAATCTATAAAGATGAAATAGTTGATCAAGCTTTAAACAACAAAATCCCCATCACTATATACAAACCTACAAGTTCAACCTCTAAAAGCATAAAAAAAATTGCAAAAAAATTGATTGAAATTGAAGACTTAACAAATGATGCTGAACTTTTAAACGAAGAAGATTTAATTGAAAGCTATGATTTCGTGCTAAGAGAAGCCCAAGAAGAATATATTGGAAAAATTGAATACCTTGAATCGTTGATAAAAAACAAAACAATAGAAAGTAGTGAAATTATTGATATAATAAAATCTCAGAAAAGAGAAATCGAAACCTTAAGAAAGCAAAATATGTTATTTAAAAAAAAGCTTTTTGAAAAGCTTGAAAAGGCTAAGGAGGTCTAATGCCAAATTATATAAATTACCCAAATTGGTTACATCCTGAAGTGATTCAAGGCATACCAATTACATGGTATAGCCTATCTTACATTTTTATTATAATAATCTCTTATAAGTTTATTTGGTATCAAATACAATCAGACAAAATTGATATCAAAAAAGAAGATTATGAAACATTTATGTTCTCACTTGTACTTGGAGCAATTTTAGGAGGCAGATTGGCGTCTACCTTGGTTTACGATAAATCAGGTATTTATTATTCTCATCCTTGGTTAATTTTTTTACCATTCGATCAAAATTGGAATTTTACAGGCTTTAGGGGCATGGCTATCCATGGTGGGTTTTTAGGTGCAATAGTTGCTCCTCTAATCGTAATAAACACAAAACTTAAAAATACAAATGTTCAAAAATATTTTCTAAAACTAACAGACTATGGAGCAATAGCTTTTTCTTCTGGCTACATACTTGGAAGACTTGCTAATTTCGCAAATGCAGAACTTTATGGAAGAGTAATAAAAGGAGGAATAATATTCCCTAATGCAGAACCATTTGACACAAATATTCCGGGTGTAAAAGAATTTGCATCATCTGTGGGAATTGAAATTTTGCCTCATGATCTGCTAATTAACCTCCCAAGAATACCTTCTCAACTTATTGAAGGATTTTTCGAAGGACCTGTAACTTTTATGTTACTATGGTTTTTATTTAGAAAAATCAAAAAATATGATGGATTTATTTTTGGTACATATATAATGCTTTACGCTTTTTTCAGGTTCTTTATTGAATATTTAAGAGAACCAGACAGAGAACTTGGATTTATAATAAACTACAAACCAATTAAAAGTCTGTCCGAATTTTCTTTTTTAAACATATCAATGGGACAAATTCTCTCACTAGCACTAATGCTCTCAGGCTTAATCTGGATAATAGTCACTAAAAAAATCGCAGATAAAAAAATAAAATATAATACTAACTTGGCATACAAAAATTAAAATAAAAGCAAGCCAACAAAAATGAAAGGGATTAATAATTATCAAAATATAAATTCCGTTGTAATCTCTAAAGACGAAATTGATGTCAGAGATCTTATAAAGCTTAGATCTATTTTTAACTTAATTCAAATCGTAAAATCTGAAAAAGCTTTATACAGTGAATATGTAAAACAAAATAATATTAAATTCGCTATTATTTATAATTATGAAAAACCAATAGATTTTTCAATAAACGTTGCAAATGAATTAAAAAATATAAACAAAATCCATTCTATTATAATTAGCAATGAAAAATTCGATAAGGAATATTTAAAACTTAATCACATAGAAATAATAAAAGATATAAACGAATTAGAATATAAACAAAGTTTAATACACCAAAAAAAACTATTTTGCGACAATAAAAACACAACTCTGGATTTCTTCTTAAATTTATCAGAACTCATCAAAGAAATAGTAATCATCACAAACACCGAAAATGAAATTATTTATATAAATGAAAAAGGTAGTAAAAATCTTAATCTTCCAATGAAAATTTCTGGAAATACAATCAAAGTAACCGACATAGATATTAGAGATTGGGAAAAGTTAAAAAAAATAGATTTAAGTTATCATACAAATTCCATTCCCGAATTTAAAAATATATTAATAACCGATTGTCTTTTAACTTTAAAAAATAATAAAAAACTACATGTGGATGTATTTATTAGCACAATTGCTCAAAACAATATTGATAAATTAATAACAATCAAAGAAATACCAAACATTAATGAAACAGAAAACTATAAATACCTAGAAATTATCGATTCGCAAGACGAAATTCAAAAGGCCAAAGAAATTGAAAAATTATTAGTAAATCATATGGATATTTACAAAAAAAAACGAATATATTTGCTTAATTTAGACCTATCCCTAACAACAGAATATGAATACAAAGAGGATAGAGAAAAGCTTAATATAAAAATACTTAAAATAATGTATTCAAAAATAATGTCATTATACTCTGAATATATTTTCAAGCTAAAGCACAACAATTTAATAGTAATCATATGCACAAGTGGCGGTGAAAACCGGATAATCTCAATTGCTAAAAAAATCAAAAAAACAATTATGTTGGCATTAAAAAAAGAAGATATTATTATATTAGAATTCAATATCGGAATAATAGAAGTAAATTTAAGAGAAAATTTAGAATTAAAAATCCCTAAATTAATGATGGCTACAAAAATATCATCGGAATACAAAGAATCTGACCCTATTATATACAAAGAAGAGCTACCAGAAACTGTGATTTTAAAAAATCAAAATAAAATCTTTCAATATATACTCAAAGCAATAAAGAATGATTTTTTTACTCTTTATTATCAAAAAATCAATCCCCTTAAAAAGAACTTAAAGCCTAAAATAGAAATTTTGACAAGACTTTTTGATCACATGGGCAAACCAATTCCAAACGACCAAATTTTTAGCTTAATAGATAAATACAATTTAACTGCTGAAGTTGACCAATTGGTGGTTAAAAAGGCTTTAAGAGAATATAAAAGCTTTGTATCAAAAAATGGAGTTCACATTTTCTCAATTAACATATCCCCTTATTCCCTAAAATCTCAAAACTTTCGAATCTTTTTAAAAGATACCTTGTTAAAAAGTCAAATTCCACTTCAAAATATATGCTTAGAAATAACAGAAACTGGAATTCTTGAAAATTTTGAGATAATAAATAAATATTTTCAAGAATTAAAAAGTTTTGGCATCAAACTAGCACTTGATGATTTTGGAAGCGGACATACATCACTCTCATATATTAAAACACTGCCAATAGACTTACTTAAAATAGACGGGTCTTTCATAAAAGCAATAAACTCTAGTGAAATAGACTTTGTAATAATAAAATCCATTAAAAAAATAGCAGATACAAAAAATATAAAAATTATTGCCGAATTTGTATATAATGAAGAAATATTAAAAAAAATCAATGAACTAGAAATAGACTATGGACAAGGATTTTTATGGCACAAACCAGAACCAATATAACTTTTAAAAATGGCAAAATCGTAAATATACTAATGACTAAGTTTCATTAAATTTCAACAAAAATTATTTTACATTGGAGAAGGAATAAAATTAATGGAAAAAAAAATAGCATTAATTGCACATGACAAAAAAAAGGATGATTTGGTAAATTTTGTCAAACTAAACCATCTCTTCTTATCTAAATTTAAGCTTATTGCAACAGGAACAACAGGGTCCAAAATTCAACAAGCTACTGATCTTACAATTATTAAATATAAATCAGGCCCTATGGGGGGAGATCAGCAAATTGGCGCTGAAGTAGCTGAAGGAAATATCTTGGCCATATTCTTCTTTAGAGATCCCCTAACAAGCCAGCCTCACGAACCAGATGTGTCAGCTCTTATTAGACTTTGCGACGTACATAATGTACCGCTAGCAACCAACGTAAAAACAGCGGAAATTTTAATAAAAGGCCTTGAAAGATTAATTTCAAAATAGGCTTTAATTTAAAAATTAAAGCCTAAAAAATTAAAAATATAAATTAATTCATCATCATAGGTGATATTTTTTCAATACCGTCTATAATATAATTAACAGATTCTAAAAAGGTTTTTGCGTCTGCATTATTCTCATCAATTGTAACTTCCAATTTTGAATTTTTAATATTAAGATCTCTAAAGGTGCCAATAAGGTCGCTTTTCGCACCATGCAAATTACTATTTATAATCTTTTTAAAATCAGAGGTAATTCCGACAAAAATAAACGCTTCTTTTCCAGAGATACTAATTGGAGCTTCTCCTGCATAGATATTATCATAAAGATAAACTATTAATTTTGCACCCTCTTTTGAAGGTATTGTTTCAAAGTATCCATCTTTTTCAGAAAAATAAAAAACCTTTATATTTTCCCCCAAACTTTTTCGATCATTTTTTGAATGAACTACTCCCATAGCATGAAAAACATGACCAATAGTATGTTCATCTATTTTAGAAGCATCATTGAGTTTAGAAGAGCTATCCACTTCTTGTTCTTCAACATATTCATTTGAGCTATCTTTTGAAGTACACCCAATTATTAAAAAAAATAACAACCCCATTAAATAGTTTTTTAAAAAACCATTTTTATACATAAAAATTCTCCCTTATGATTTATTCATAATATTAAAATTAAAGGTAAGTTTACAATAAATAATTTATTTTGTACACACTTTAAAAATAATTAAAATGTTAAAATAAAAATAGGAGGTCTTATTAATGAAAAACCAAAATCCATGGATATCTTTAAGTGAAGAAGAAAAAAACCAAATTTTCAATTTTTCCGAAGGTTACAAAAAATTTATAAGTAAATTTAAAACAGAAAGAGAAGTTACATCCTATGCCCTAGATAAAGCAAAAAAAAAAGGATTTCTTAACGCTGAAGAGAAAAAAAATTTAATGCCCGGCGATAAAATTTTTTATACTTGTAGAGAAAAATCTGTTGCTTTTGCTATTATTGGCAAAAATCCTATTGAAAATGGAATGAATTTAATTGTTTCTCATACAGATTCACCAAGGCTTGATGCAAAACCTTCACCAATCTCTGAAGAAAACGAACTTTCATTTCTTAAAACCAACTATTACGGGGGAATAAAAAAGTATCAGTGGTTATCTATACCCCTTTCAATAAGAGGTGTGATATTCTTAAAAAATGGAGAAAAGGTTGAAATCAATATTGGTGACAATGAAAATGATCCCGTATTTGTAATTCCCGACATTTTGCCTCATCTTGATAGAAAAATACAAAGGAATAAAAAATCAGATGAAATTGTTGAGGGAGAAAATCTAAAAATTTTAATTGGAAGCCTACCAATCGAAAC harbors:
- a CDS encoding CarD family transcriptional regulator, coding for MAFLLNQSVVYPMHGVGTIKDIRTKEFNGEIIDYYEIHFPFSDMIFMVPVAKVDDFGIRALVSREKVEEVFDVIKEFEGQIDSKKIKDGGHEFYKKSDILDTAKLYKFLYKKSTQKELPFYEKRILNDFELILEHEISLALQISFEEAKEKIKNILVGSKKA
- a CDS encoding 16S rRNA (uracil(1498)-N(3))-methyltransferase produces the protein MKQIVLDANCLAGDFIIVKDMRIYHHLVNVRRLKKGDKLKILLKDKELRMSEIVKIGSNFIKFATNKIDKIEKNNFEISIFISSLKGKKIDSVLRQIVEIGVSEINIINADRSVSKIDISNTSAKTLRFSKIIDEALKQSGNKIVPKINFYNNFFYLPYSFCTTKYYVAHQSGMLLGKNESFENFSKIGIIIGPEGCFSDSEISFFKEKDFNFVRFNTPILRADTAIIYSLAYFKALLEDCNG
- a CDS encoding S41 family peptidase → MKNKFLICVYFLLTLGISSLVIVESIFAFDESNSNKLSRSNYEQMMIQAFEFVKENYVDPVNDEVIFEGALKGIFQALGDPYSQYLTKKDLEEISKTTVGDYVGIGISIIKKMHSQDKQDKAKDLDTNNACVAIVTPFEGGPAYKAGIKSGDCIIAVDGKSVSSMEVDQVVDLLKGKEGTKVKVSILRGKNLTLDFELTREKIEIQTIKYDVINSDIGYIRIVSFNPHTSGAFSKALDNLKNRNIKSLILDLRLNTGGYFQAAIKMADNILSKGTIVSTKSRNSSKPVDYKASSKQILPSDIKIVALIDKSSASASEVFVGALKDNKRAYIIGEKSYGKGLIQHVVPFYTGGFKITSSKYYTPSGKSIHKVGIEPDLEIKSPDFSEEEALIYKEIFDKKLIESFLKDKKSITEQEIDFFVENLVKENPKYKIDKEFLGKYVFFNYYQDNNKELPIYNLHYDKVLKAACEYLSKLGN
- a CDS encoding MinD/ParA family protein, which translates into the protein MIIIPVASGKGGVGKSLFSVNIAICLANEGKNVLLIDLDLGASNLHSMLNIIPKKSIGTFLKTKINFQDIIIESGIKNLSFIAGDSDIPELANIAASQKKTIIRNLKSLKYDYLVIDLGAGTAFNIIDFFLMSKRGVIVTTPTVTATMNAYLFLKNIIFRLLSSVFKRGTKGNEILTTIKQNSIDLQKVYIPNLLSKLENEDPENYSKFDKLFKTICPFMIFNMLKTPNDIEKTEKIIKSAKNYLSINLQSIGAIYKDEIVDQALNNKIPITIYKPTSSTSKSIKKIAKKLIEIEDLTNDAELLNEEDLIESYDFVLREAQEEYIGKIEYLESLIKNKTIESSEIIDIIKSQKREIETLRKQNMLFKKKLFEKLEKAKEV
- the lgt gene encoding prolipoprotein diacylglyceryl transferase, with the translated sequence MPNYINYPNWLHPEVIQGIPITWYSLSYIFIIIISYKFIWYQIQSDKIDIKKEDYETFMFSLVLGAILGGRLASTLVYDKSGIYYSHPWLIFLPFDQNWNFTGFRGMAIHGGFLGAIVAPLIVINTKLKNTNVQKYFLKLTDYGAIAFSSGYILGRLANFANAELYGRVIKGGIIFPNAEPFDTNIPGVKEFASSVGIEILPHDLLINLPRIPSQLIEGFFEGPVTFMLLWFLFRKIKKYDGFIFGTYIMLYAFFRFFIEYLREPDRELGFIINYKPIKSLSEFSFLNISMGQILSLALMLSGLIWIIVTKKIADKKIKYNTNLAYKN
- a CDS encoding EAL domain-containing protein — translated: MKGINNYQNINSVVISKDEIDVRDLIKLRSIFNLIQIVKSEKALYSEYVKQNNIKFAIIYNYEKPIDFSINVANELKNINKIHSIIISNEKFDKEYLKLNHIEIIKDINELEYKQSLIHQKKLFCDNKNTTLDFFLNLSELIKEIVIITNTENEIIYINEKGSKNLNLPMKISGNTIKVTDIDIRDWEKLKKIDLSYHTNSIPEFKNILITDCLLTLKNNKKLHVDVFISTIAQNNIDKLITIKEIPNINETENYKYLEIIDSQDEIQKAKEIEKLLVNHMDIYKKKRIYLLNLDLSLTTEYEYKEDREKLNIKILKIMYSKIMSLYSEYIFKLKHNNLIVIICTSGGENRIISIAKKIKKTIMLALKKEDIIILEFNIGIIEVNLRENLELKIPKLMMATKISSEYKESDPIIYKEELPETVILKNQNKIFQYILKAIKNDFFTLYYQKINPLKKNLKPKIEILTRLFDHMGKPIPNDQIFSLIDKYNLTAEVDQLVVKKALREYKSFVSKNGVHIFSINISPYSLKSQNFRIFLKDTLLKSQIPLQNICLEITETGILENFEIINKYFQELKSFGIKLALDDFGSGHTSLSYIKTLPIDLLKIDGSFIKAINSSEIDFVIIKSIKKIADTKNIKIIAEFVYNEEILKKINELEIDYGQGFLWHKPEPI
- the mgsA gene encoding methylglyoxal synthase; translation: MEKKIALIAHDKKKDDLVNFVKLNHLFLSKFKLIATGTTGSKIQQATDLTIIKYKSGPMGGDQQIGAEVAEGNILAIFFFRDPLTSQPHEPDVSALIRLCDVHNVPLATNVKTAEILIKGLERLISK
- the p22 gene encoding lipoprotein P22; this translates as MYKNGFLKNYLMGLLFFLIIGCTSKDSSNEYVEEQEVDSSSKLNDASKIDEHTIGHVFHAMGVVHSKNDRKSLGENIKVFYFSEKDGYFETIPSKEGAKLIVYLYDNIYAGEAPISISGKEAFIFVGITSDFKKIINSNLHGAKSDLIGTFRDLNIKNSKLEVTIDENNADAKTFLESVNYIIDGIEKISPMMMN